A window of Microbacterium hominis genomic DNA:
GCACCTCGTAGAGCACGACGATGCGGGGCCAGTCGGTCTCCGCGACACTCGGCGCCACCGCGTGGCACTGCGCGATCGCCGCCTGCAGCGCATAGGGGCCGCGCCCCGACCCGCGCGTGGACGCGGCGGCATCCGCGCGCCGGAGCAGGTCGATCGCCCGCGCGATCTGCCCGCGGTCCCACCGGCTGCGGTCCTGGTCGGCCAGCAGCACCGGTGCACCCGAGCGGGATTCGCGGGCCGCGAATCGCGAGCGCTGGAACTCCATGAGCGCCACCAGCGCGAGCGGCTCCGGCTCGCGGGGGAGGAGGGCCGCCACGATCCTGCCGAGTCGCAGCGCCTCGTCGGCGAGATCGGGGCGCACCCAGCGGTCGCCGGAGGTGGCCGCATAGCCCTCCGTGAAGACGAGGTACACCACGCCGAGCACGGCGGACAGGCGCGGCATCCACTCACCCGGGTCGGGGGTCTCGAAGGGCACGCGGGCGGCGGCGAGCGACTTCTTGGCCCGCGTGATGCGCGCCTGCACCGTCGGCACGGTGGTCAGCAGCATGCGCGCGATCTCCTCCGTCGACAGGCCCGCGACCACGCGCAGCGTGAGGGCGACCTGCGACTCGCGTGAGAGCACCGGATGGCATGCCGTGAAGACGAGCCGCAGCACGTCGTCGTCGATCGGCGCCCACTCCTGCTCGGTCGCCTCGTCGAGCGTGTGCGCGATCGCCGCGTAGCGCTCGTCGAGCCGTTCGCGCCGTCGCCAGGTGTCGATGGCGCGGCGCTTGGCCACCGCGGTCAGCCACGCGCCGGGATTGTCCGGGATGCCGTCGCGCGGCCACGCGGTGAGTGCTTCGAGCACCGCATCCTGCGCGACATCCTCGGCGAGGCCGAGGTCGCCGGTCATCTTGGCCACGGACGCCGTGATCCGCAGGCCCTCGATGCGCCAGACGGCCTCGACCGTGCGCCGGGTGTCGTCCATGCCGGTGCGGGGATCAGGCGCCGGCGGGCTCGCCGCGCCACTCCTTCTCCTTCTGGATGTACTCGTTGTCGGCGTAGTCGGCGAAGTCGCTCTCGTCGGTGACGCGGCGCACCTCCAGCTTGCTGCCCGGGCCGAGCGGGCACCGCTTGGCCCACTCCAGCGCCTCCTCGGCGGTGTTGGTCTGGATGATCCAGAACCCGTTGAACAGCTCGTGCACCTCGCCGTAGGGGCCGTCGCTCACGATCGGCGTCTCGCCGGCGAAATCGATCACGTAGCCCGGCTCGGGCGCCAGGCCGTCGCCGGCGACCATGACGCCCGCCGTGATCATCGCCTCGTTGTACTTTCCCATCGCGTTGATGACGGCCTCGAAGTCCATCTCCTCGTAGCTCTGCACGGCTTCGGCGGTGGCTCGCATGATCAGCATGTGCTTCATCGTCGTTCTCCCTGTTCGGCGGGGCTCTGTCGTCCCCTCTCACTATCGCGTCGAACGGCCGCGCGCGGAATCGACATCGCCCGCGAACTTCTCTGCGCAGCATCCACTCGCGCCCCTGTCGCCCGATCCGGAAACCGGATCGCACAGCGCGTTCCGGACGAATCCGGCCGTTCGCTCCGGTAAACGCGCGGGTGTCCGGTTTCCGGATCTGCGGCGCGGCCGACGGGATGCCGCACCCGGCGAGCGGCGCGCCCGAGCCTGGCAACGCGGTGTGAGTTCGCCCAGATCCCTCGCATTCCGGCTCGCTCAGCGATATATCGGTAGGTATCGCCCGACGATGGGCGCAGCATCCGATCGAGGAGGTCGCCATGAACGACTCGTACACGAACGACGGCAGCGAGCAGCAGGGGCCGCGACGCGGCCCGGGTGGTCCCGGCTGGGGCGGCGGCGGCCTGTGGGACGCGCTCGACCAGCTGCGCGAAGGGTTCGAGAAGAACTTCGGCGGCGCGGGGTCGGGCTTCGGGCAGGGCTTCGGGCACGGACCCGGATTCGGCGGTCCGGGCTTCGGCTCGCGCATGGGGCGCGGCGACGTGCGGGCGGCGGTGCTCGCGCTGCTGCTCGAGGGGCCGATGCACGGGTACCAGATCATCCGCGAGATCGAGGAGCGCAGCGGCGGCGTCTGGAAGCCGAGCCCCGGCTCGGTGTATCCGACGCTGCAGATGCTGTCCGACGAGGGCCTGATCTCCGCCGAGGAGTCCGGAGGCAAGAAGGTCTACTCGCTCACCGAGGCCGGTCGCGCAGAGGCCGAATCGGCGCACGGCGCCGCCCCCTGGGAATCGAGCGGGATGAAGGATGCCGCGCGCGCCGCCGCACTGCCCAAGGCCGGGGCGAAGCTGGCCCAGGCGACGGCGACCGTCGGGCGCACCGGGTCGCGCGAGCAGGTCGAGGAAGCGGTGGCCGTGCTCGACGAGGCGCGCCGCAAGATGTACGCGATCCTCGCCCAGGAGTGACCGCCGCCCCACCGTCGCGACTCCGGGTCGGCATGATGGACGCATGACGACCGTCGCCGGCGAGCATCGCGCGCGCTACCGCCGCATCATGCTGTTCGCATGGCGGTACATGGTGCAGGCCTGGTGGTTCGAACTCGTGCTGCCCCGCATCGGCCTCGGCGATGCCGCCGCGCGGGGCCGCGCCAAGCGCCTGCAGCGCATCGCCCGCAGCTTCCACGGCCTCGCCGTGGATCTCGGCGGCCTCATGATCAAGGTCGGGCAGTTCCTCTCCTCACGGCTGGACGTGCTGCCGCCCGAGATCACGAGGGAGCTCGAGGGTCTGCAGGACGAAGTGCCCGCGGTGCCGTTCGATCAGATCCGCACCCTCGCAGAGGCGGAACTGGGGATGCCGCTGGCCCGGGCCTACGCG
This region includes:
- a CDS encoding YciI family protein; its protein translation is MKHMLIMRATAEAVQSYEEMDFEAVINAMGKYNEAMITAGVMVAGDGLAPEPGYVIDFAGETPIVSDGPYGEVHELFNGFWIIQTNTAEEALEWAKRCPLGPGSKLEVRRVTDESDFADYADNEYIQKEKEWRGEPAGA
- a CDS encoding PadR family transcriptional regulator; protein product: MNDSYTNDGSEQQGPRRGPGGPGWGGGGLWDALDQLREGFEKNFGGAGSGFGQGFGHGPGFGGPGFGSRMGRGDVRAAVLALLLEGPMHGYQIIREIEERSGGVWKPSPGSVYPTLQMLSDEGLISAEESGGKKVYSLTEAGRAEAESAHGAAPWESSGMKDAARAAALPKAGAKLAQATATVGRTGSREQVEEAVAVLDEARRKMYAILAQE
- a CDS encoding RNA polymerase sigma factor; the protein is MDDTRRTVEAVWRIEGLRITASVAKMTGDLGLAEDVAQDAVLEALTAWPRDGIPDNPGAWLTAVAKRRAIDTWRRRERLDERYAAIAHTLDEATEQEWAPIDDDVLRLVFTACHPVLSRESQVALTLRVVAGLSTEEIARMLLTTVPTVQARITRAKKSLAAARVPFETPDPGEWMPRLSAVLGVVYLVFTEGYAATSGDRWVRPDLADEALRLGRIVAALLPREPEPLALVALMEFQRSRFAARESRSGAPVLLADQDRSRWDRGQIARAIDLLRRADAAASTRGSGRGPYALQAAIAQCHAVAPSVAETDWPRIVVLYEVLGRIAPSPVVELNRAAAVSMASGPADALPIVDALEESGALRGSHLVPSVRGELLAQLGRREEARAELLTAASLTGNAAQQRVLREKADALAPH